One region of Micromonospora ureilytica genomic DNA includes:
- a CDS encoding fibronectin type III domain-containing protein has product MASIDDAVRTEAPRSRSRLRGGLVTVGTVAALLAAMGLTVLGLGAADNAVANYDASSWLWSAARSELARVNGVTARVDTRTEIPGARQHPMQITQTDRLLLLRDLQTGQVSSLDLATLQLSATTRTTPGLGVSVALHEDAAFVVDAVQGIVRQLDPRSLTPVGEPVRYPPGITGGTFDGKGRLWIAVPSEGTVSAITAAKLPSAPASAAPAGAGLSPQRVESYDVADASHELVVSTLDDGVAVLDRTAGKLVRVQHGEVHPTPLTLSGPAALPARTSGPRVPVTVTAERRVLLVGDGGQENAFTVPGEGDRLSPAVAWANRFYCADEATGTIYSFDAAGQLVETIRGRANGPLELEVRENHLFINSPDSATARVVDDKHQVREVNKYANDVLGGDPPPVPPPPPPPKKPRVGKPSAPRSVTAAAGNAQARVSWRPAAANGAEIIKYVVEGAGQRLEVGANQRAVEVKGLTNGETYRFAVHAVNAKGDGPPRNSNPVTPTAAVPDPPASVTAQERPDGTVLVKWPAANGQGNTIARYAVTASSAGTNAPAGESTRTELVVPSGELEFGTQYAFTVVAVNSKGAGSAASPVSNTVVPFAAPGRPLDLRAGTVANQPGAVTVQWAPAEANGRPVTKYLVDVGGRVSEVTDTRTTVTGLGNGQNVTVKVKAVNEAGPGPEATATARTVAEPRVTVTGSSSTVTGATVTFTVDAGGGQATCALSTAGEPAKAGACSSITMTGLTPGTNYTFTVTASNAAGKGTAKKAQATQSLYGIATCKNGPDGDQRTYCNKEIPGARNGNEVFKVTRQDNDQQAGWAKPGSRLKAYCKKSGENVDSWIYNNQKQSNWWVQVEFSGKNYIPWAWLNLEGGDTINVLPTC; this is encoded by the coding sequence GTGGCCAGCATCGACGACGCCGTACGGACCGAGGCCCCCCGCTCCCGGTCCCGGCTGCGCGGCGGGCTGGTGACCGTGGGCACGGTGGCCGCGCTGCTGGCCGCCATGGGGCTTACCGTCCTCGGGTTGGGCGCGGCGGACAACGCGGTGGCCAACTACGACGCGAGTTCCTGGTTGTGGAGCGCGGCGCGCAGCGAGCTGGCCCGGGTCAACGGGGTCACCGCCCGGGTGGACACTCGCACCGAGATCCCCGGTGCCCGGCAGCATCCGATGCAGATCACCCAGACCGACAGGTTGCTGCTCCTGCGTGACCTGCAGACCGGGCAGGTCAGCTCCCTGGACCTGGCCACCCTCCAGCTCAGCGCGACCACTCGGACCACTCCTGGTCTGGGTGTGAGTGTCGCCCTGCACGAGGACGCGGCGTTCGTCGTCGACGCCGTGCAGGGCATCGTCCGGCAGCTCGACCCGCGATCGCTGACCCCGGTCGGTGAGCCGGTGCGCTATCCGCCGGGCATCACCGGCGGCACCTTCGACGGTAAGGGTCGACTCTGGATCGCGGTGCCCAGCGAGGGCACCGTCTCGGCGATCACCGCCGCCAAGCTGCCGTCCGCGCCGGCGTCGGCCGCTCCGGCGGGCGCCGGGCTCAGCCCGCAGCGCGTCGAGTCGTACGACGTCGCCGACGCCAGCCACGAGCTGGTGGTCTCCACCCTGGACGACGGGGTGGCGGTGCTCGACCGCACGGCCGGGAAGCTGGTGCGGGTGCAGCACGGCGAGGTTCACCCGACGCCGCTGACGCTGTCCGGCCCGGCGGCGCTGCCCGCGCGCACCAGCGGGCCACGGGTGCCGGTCACGGTGACCGCCGAGCGGCGGGTGCTGCTGGTGGGTGACGGTGGGCAGGAGAACGCGTTCACCGTGCCGGGTGAGGGGGACCGGCTCAGCCCGGCGGTGGCCTGGGCGAACCGGTTCTACTGCGCCGACGAGGCCACCGGCACCATCTACTCCTTCGACGCGGCCGGTCAGCTGGTCGAGACCATTCGTGGGCGGGCCAACGGGCCGCTGGAGTTGGAGGTCCGGGAGAATCACCTGTTCATCAACTCCCCCGACTCGGCGACCGCCCGGGTGGTGGACGACAAGCACCAGGTGCGCGAGGTCAACAAGTACGCCAACGACGTGCTCGGTGGTGACCCGCCGCCGGTTCCCCCGCCGCCGCCTCCGCCGAAGAAGCCGCGGGTGGGCAAGCCGAGCGCGCCGCGCAGTGTCACCGCCGCCGCCGGCAACGCCCAGGCGCGGGTGAGTTGGCGGCCGGCCGCCGCCAACGGCGCCGAGATCATCAAGTACGTGGTGGAGGGCGCCGGCCAACGTCTGGAGGTGGGCGCCAACCAGCGTGCGGTGGAGGTCAAGGGTCTGACCAACGGCGAGACGTACCGGTTCGCGGTGCACGCCGTCAACGCCAAGGGCGACGGCCCGCCGCGCAACAGCAACCCGGTGACGCCGACCGCCGCGGTGCCCGACCCGCCGGCGAGCGTCACCGCGCAGGAACGGCCCGACGGCACGGTCCTCGTCAAGTGGCCGGCGGCGAACGGGCAGGGCAACACCATCGCGAGGTACGCGGTGACGGCCAGCTCGGCGGGGACGAACGCGCCGGCCGGCGAGTCAACCAGGACGGAGCTGGTGGTGCCCTCCGGTGAGCTGGAGTTCGGCACCCAGTACGCGTTCACAGTGGTGGCGGTCAACAGCAAGGGCGCCGGGTCGGCGGCGTCCCCGGTCAGCAACACGGTGGTGCCCTTCGCGGCGCCCGGTCGGCCGCTCGACCTGCGTGCCGGCACGGTCGCCAACCAGCCGGGTGCGGTGACGGTGCAGTGGGCGCCGGCCGAGGCCAACGGTCGGCCGGTGACGAAGTACCTGGTGGACGTCGGTGGGCGGGTCAGCGAGGTGACCGACACCCGCACGACAGTCACCGGGCTGGGCAATGGCCAGAACGTCACGGTCAAGGTGAAGGCGGTCAACGAGGCGGGGCCGGGCCCGGAGGCCACCGCCACCGCCCGCACGGTGGCCGAGCCGCGGGTCACGGTGACCGGCTCGTCGTCGACGGTCACCGGGGCGACTGTCACGTTCACGGTGGACGCCGGCGGCGGTCAGGCCACCTGCGCGCTGAGCACGGCGGGCGAGCCGGCGAAGGCCGGGGCGTGCTCCAGCATCACGATGACGGGCCTGACGCCGGGCACCAACTACACGTTCACGGTGACGGCGAGCAACGCCGCCGGCAAGGGCACCGCGAAGAAGGCCCAGGCCACCCAGTCGCTGTACGGAATCGCGACCTGTAAGAACGGGCCGGACGGCGACCAGCGGACCTACTGCAACAAGGAGATTCCCGGCGCCCGTAACGGCAACGAGGTCTTCAAGGTCACCCGGCAGGACAACGACCAGCAGGCCGGCTGGGCGAAGCCGGGCAGCCGACTGAAGGCGTACTGCAAGAAGTCGGGCGAGAACGTCGACTCGTGGATCTACAAC